The following nucleotide sequence is from Branchiostoma lanceolatum isolate klBraLanc5 chromosome 18, klBraLanc5.hap2, whole genome shotgun sequence.
CCAGGCGTGTGCCGGGCCCATTCAGTCAATTGTTCCTCGCGTACGTGTGAATTACCCTTACGCAAACATGAgaattacccttgcgcgaacatATGTTAATAGCCTCACTGAAAGATTTTCTTAATCTTCTTTCCTTGAAGGCGCCAAGTGGACGCAGACTCCTTCCCGGctagcaataagaaaaaaacgtaatagtaaaactgtaacttgaaaaagaaaacagccagaaggagtctgcaatggaggctaggaTAATggggacttgtacatgtatcccaAGGGTTTCCATAGAGTAATTTGAATGCATTTGGCGTGCAGCAAGTGCGAGccgctgttgaaaatttgaacacatGATTCGGACGTTAGAATTGATGTTgttaaaaaatttttttgtttgaggacaccaaattttctcaacttctggtgcattttgccTTGAAATCAGTGTTTTTTCAGGTAGGTACTTAAAAGAATACATGTCAAtatggtgtattccgcatcaaaCTTGGTCCCGCAGGTTGGATTAACCTCCGCAGGGCTTGTGACTGTGACTGAAATGGTCAAAAATGCGGCCGGAATTAACGTTACTTCACATAAACTTGCGGGGTAATATAAACtcgggatttttaaaaacggtGGATTTAGggatacagtcaaatctgtattagtggtcacctttgcatagcggccacctgcccatagtggtcactttttgtcggtcccttggattttttccattgacataagcattaagaattaggctatggcggccacctgtccaacgcggtcgcggccagatgATTTTTGGTCCTgcgaatgccggcccaatatttctgttttccccgggaattcatccaaAAATGTGCCCAGatacgattttcaaaatggcgctttgagcagcataaaggtcatcggaagacaccactgttacggaggtatagtgtgctaaatgtattttgctgcaaagtatcactgaggataattactgaaccaaaagctacaaaatgaatatggataacattactatgatgtagaatttgggctgttgcaatttcctgaaaagaaaaaaagccctcaaaagagtaACCTTCTTTTGAGTACCCTAtcagcataatggtagaagctgatcaacacaagccacgcgggaaccgagccaccacaacaacagacaaggaaaattgtcgccacgattttaagttcgaaaacggtcgaaaacgaacagtaagtggcaactgcgcaacatgtattttgttcttaactaataaataactaggtggcatttagCTGcaaaggactttgtttcatatgattaaaactcgttggtgacgcgtgtgcctgcagcgaagcagtcgcgaaggatcaagagtagagtatggcgatgctggtctgtacagacatgaagctcgacaAGCCATgggttttggagttggcagatgcaataattcttttttcaagcccataatagaagtaaaagaacaacaattgaatttctaaaatgtgccttacctatgcaatgtttacatgtgtactgtatggTGAATAAATgaatctcagtgggtactgaaaacatgtgtcactcgtggtcaattaatcaacattttctccatagcggccacctgtccttagcggccagttttggccagtcccttgagtgaccgctatagacaggtttgactatatgtGCTAGATGAaacatcagttataacgccagcaatgcaaacctgacagactaacgtattcagaacactgtctgaaaagcttcgataaccatgcattagaagatggcaacatcaaaaactctccgtcccttattgacagagtctgggggcttcgtgggagaatcacactacatgaTTTTTCGCTGATTTATAAGGCAAATATCACATTCGCTTCCTGCTAAAATTTACAAGACAATTTATTAGAAtccttttgctaacctgcaactggactctaagtgtgatcaatcatcaaaaacggCTCTTAAATTTGTTCCTGCAACCTATGGCACGAGTATTTTCCTGCTGCCATATTCATTACCCAAAATCCGTTATGCAGcgaaggtttgtgaggaacacttgtataaatgttgtgtgtgatagtgaaCTGACGGCGATATTTATCCAGCCGCGGACCCAGAAGTCAGATGCGAGGCAGTGTAGGGCTATGTTGGCACGCACCTCAGCCTGGAAAACGCCGTCAGGTTTGCGCAGCTCatgtttcagtttatttacagcactgctactctcatctcccaaataaacgtaccggtacgtttatttttttcagcctcaaaatccacccagtacgttcttattttggacagtacgtttattatttttttgaaaatcagagttttgctaaccagggatcccattgaaattgaaagtttgggttttcctgcccatatttccccggcatttttgctcataattcgctatttttcggccaagcggcgttgatttccctgccgctatgacccggcctttgtgaaatcccggcgtaactcgtaacgtatcggtcgatctctatgacactacaaagtcaacgttgttattgggagaaaataagacgccacactgacgttttgaaatgcaattctttttgtataaacaacttGGACAGTCTCTGTTAACATCGTAaactaaagcacgctgatcagaaaaaaatatacatgccagcggcgcagtgtttcaagtacgtttaacgcatgtaaatttctctactcacgtgagatacagtccttcccaaaatgaaaatataaaaacaacaccacaaaaaaacagtgtcttagcatcaaaaaactgtgcaattactttcaatatatatcaaaacatttcaatcctaccacaaacatggaaattTAGCGCTTGGAGAATCGCCACAGTATTAGTAAAGTGAGTAACGCATTGGACGTCAGTGACTCTGGCGGTGGGAAGctttgtcatggaagagctcacttcgaagaagaggaaacaactcttttttatgtacaaataaaattCCTTTCCCttggtcagaaatgtgttttgcatttttacaaagagaattttaatatcaaagtctatatataaaattgaattgcaatctagtcaccgttattatcacttaaaaatgctttagaaaagatcacccctctacagaaagaataccagagctttctaggaatatgggtgaaactttctgttagccccgcccctttctgtctgcgGCGCCGCTGTGTCTAGctcaacttttcatgtgtaacatgagaaccttgtgctttgtggcaacattggaaaaggcctgaggtttctcacaaatttgttgacaatttagtttctcaaaattaatgtttttttgctacatacaagggtgatttgtggattttaaatcatttggattgcaacaacaaaaaccagaacattatataatattgtccttgatatgatatgataatgtccttgacacaacacaataatttgtggcatgtaatgtttacaaatcgtaaagtttacaaatctatatttctatatgcaatgcatataagataaaaggaaagtagggaaagataaaaagttacatcatatacatgtcatagttcttccttttctctatggcttttacaaataagtaataacttacctgtgatgaccatatattcaggatattgaaatcttctgttcatgttctaaatgttgatacatttgtttaaaaacaaagagtagactttgaaagtgctgcccatccaagtgaactatGCAGTTTGGGACTACTTGtcgtgttttgattttatgtcagtatatacaacaattttccttgatcacttgcttcaagttccaagtagaaaatgcatgtatcatgtatattttcacttgttgaatttgaaagcaccgttggcccccggttagggttcATAGCGGAGatcctatgcccaatttttcaacatcactactatattttttttgaagtggcaagcaagaagatgaacaagatgtgtgcagttattctgttcaatatttatacactttactggtatggtcctcagacaggcataaatgaataaagagagccTACAGCtaccttatcatcttctttccctcggacacagtttatctgtaaatttggttaattttccggggggtatgtttattccggggggtacgtttattagattttgaaaatttgtctgGGGGGTATGTTTAACAGTggtgaaaatactttttttcagtgttctgcaatattgcagaatgtctaaatttttttctgcaatttgaaaatattttctgcaaatacacatgcctccatactacatgtacaactttctCAACTTAGTAATgcctacttacttacattatatctaacattgctgtaattctttattctctcactctatctttgattatcaaTAGCAAAGTTTTTtagaggaataacatgcatgtgtgtaaaaaacattcaaattaatagcaaaaattgcaacagcaaaagtatatttattcaatatcaatcaaatcaaatattcgtttgatcatttcagtatgtgtatcaaaattaaaaacaaattcaacagcctgcctgataagaaggacaagggaattatatccttgcgagaaatacgtgacacagccacggcccacagaaaacatgacgaaaaccgagaaaaaaatgttaaattcaaaataaaatgctCTTatgcaaaccttggcctctgtagttttttgtataaatctgaaacattgatatcggtttcaaacatcggactctgacttcggacattcggggagactccagagacgTCCCGTcgatgttagtttttcacgtgggtgcccccctccccaccgtgtcggcacaggagaaaatgttccgccttttccacacaaggcggtgctcaatatctatccgagtagttctcaacttcatcgctgccatctggacttcaaggaccacgggctaatgtagtggccaccgtttcgttccttctgtcatcgcgcccatgccccaTGCTTGCGACATACCGTTACTTGTTTACaatagaaacatccgggaattgccaaaaataattactcaagcaactggataaagtttccaaactttatccagttgcttgagtaattatttttggcgtatcttactacctggatgtctaactttcatcaacgtatccgggaattgttttcccgacttttgccgaccccgagatcgtgaccgcggagattagcgagggttgacggaaatgcacgaatttgacattttctcacatgattcgtccccgaagttatcacggaaagtgtcaacccccccgaaaaaactgatctcaagtagcaccaggcagtcaGAACGCACtgaaacgccgccatcttgcgcggcgctgtgggcttcagtttatttacagcgccgctagtttgcttagtactagtaagtctatataatctcctgaattgagagccattgattcccgactctgattttttttcttctgcaaaactgcagattgtttaatttttcttctgcaatcttgaaaatctttatgcaatttgcagattgcagacgggtatttcgaacgctgttTAATAATGCTGAATTGAGAGCCACTGAATCCCAGGcctgattttttcattctgcaaaattgcaggttgttaaatttttcttctgcaatcttgaaaatcgtTCTGCAAATTACAGACTGCAGGCAGGTATTTTGAATGCTGTGAAAGTATTACTTACCATGGCAAAGTGTTTTGCTTGTGCTTCCTACGTTTTatactggtgcacctagattcTTGCTGGTGCGCCATTTGTTGGAAGCACAGTGTCACACagaagttagtctggagccccgCTCCGGCCGTGAGATCCTACCCActgtcgggctggtaccttgggtgatacgaaatatactgtgttgtattctctatATCTCACACATCGGTAGCATGTATTCTGTAGATTGTGTGCATCTGTTATGTGAAGCATTTTGGTGTCTCTGGACATCCTTTTTATGTGATGGATGCCATCAACTGTGTTTAAGATcattcattgtttttttgtcacaaCATTAACATTTGCTAAGAACATCAGAAAAATGTGTCAAAAATACCTAAAACTGATGTTTATATGGGGGTGTGGGGAATGTCCCGTAGTCATGTCTGGCAGGAATGTTGCTTTACATCTACAGTATGTTCTGTGGCAGCTTGTAAAGTATCGGAGTCTCCATTTTCTGTTGAATTCCACATCCACAATCTTGTATATTTGTCCATCTGTAAAATAATGTGTCATGCTACATTGTCCATGTGCAGCTTGATGTTATGAGTGCTCCTGGGAATGTTAGCAACCGTTTGTTATTCAGCGGGGGGAGGGACTGTCTTCAGAGCTAGCGCCAGGGTAAAAATGTCTCCATGGCCCTCCCTCCAGGTCGGGTGGGCAAGATTTGTTACAGCCAAAACTGCCacaaatataacgtgttttagaACTTCTCCCATTATTGTGAGCATTGGTCGATGACGCAGAAGTTGTTGGCCACATTTGTCAAGATGTGGCACCCACTGTTTCAAATCACGTTTAGTGGTAATGAAAACGTTTCTACATCTAATTTTTGGAATGTTTGGGCAAGTTCTGGTTCACATTATAAGTTGAGTGTTTTGAAACAAATTACTGGCCAACATCATTTGTAACCGTCCTGGAAACTCTGGCAGCTCCCAGTCTAACCTTATCGTTGTTCATTGTGCCGTGCAGCAGCACGTGCTCCGCACCTAGCGTGAAACTTGAGTGAAACCTTGGGTTTTCTGAGTGGTTCGGACCTCATTTTTTATTTAGACATTTGAATATTAGTTTAAAGGTTCTGAACGAAACCACAATTTTTTCCATGGCCCTGCCCCATGaccaaattttttttccatgaccctcccatAGGCGCAAAATTCATGCCCCCCTAAAAAAGagcacccctcccccccaaacAGTGCggtgtaatacatgtaggtggcagGTTGGTGTAATGGTAAGAAAAAAGAATAGGGAATATTCACATGAATATCTTTTGAGAAATTATGAAAGGTCTGAAGTGAAGCACTTATTTAGTTATTTTCATGTATTTCCATTGTTTGAAGTTTTAATTCTCCACATCACAGTATCGATGCCAAGGAGGACGGAGACTACATGTTCTGCTTTGACAACACCTTCAGCAGAATGTCGGAGAAAATGATCTTTTTTGACGTGCTGCTGGATGCCGACACAgataatgacgatgatgattGGATGGACTTTGTCAGTCCTGAGGAAGAGCTGGATATCAAGCTGGAGGACATGAAGGTACATTCTGACCAGCTGCCTTTACAACGTAGTATGGAACAGTACaaagtacatgacttgtacatgtgattacctttgccaagaaggcatagatgtttgtggacagcatatacattcaactttttttatttcaagtcGGGAAGTTATGGatgaatatttttgatatttgttaTCAGTGTTGACGAAACAAAGGGCGATTTCAACAATGATACTCCTGACAGCTTTCTATGGTATTATAGCGGAAGTTCTGGTGTTCTAGTCCTGGACATGCTTGTTAGTGGCAAATCTCTGACTTGTGGTATATGTTTAGGGCCCTAGCAGCTTTTGTGAAACTGCCTGGGCCAATTTTGTTTGAGACAATGACTGAAAGagagaaggggttgacagatcgaCAAATAATTTGAATGCACTTCACATGCAccactgttgaaaatttgaatactggactTGGACGTTTTGCATTCATATGTctgttttcttgggtgggtTTGATATTTGAGAAATACTACATGGTGTATTAAGCTTCACCCTCGATCCCAAGTCTCCCTTGGGTTGGATCGCTTGACAGCAATTGGGCGATCCAACCAGCAGGAGGGCTGGTACATGTCCTTCGATTGATATGGTGAATACATCGTGTATTCTGTAGTTTCATGTTGGATGCCGTgtaggtagcctggaatccatcctatttagcttccggccgctaccctagctccgctgcgctacccaagctccgtcagcggagcttgggtagcgcagcggagctagggtagcggccggaagctaaataggatggattccaggctactgtgTAGGTACACAAGTTACATTTTGATGGCGAGTATTGTGTGCATCTGCAAGAATTCTACAgcaatgtgtccacaggaattttTAGTCCAtcggaatgttagtcagcagtacaaagaataacaagactggcaatgataaaaagacattgccatggtgacggtgattgttgttgttttaatttataCTGTTCCCTGCTTAGAGCACTGATAGATGGTGCTGTTTATACCGGATTTCTAACAAAAAGGGCTGATGATTACCTGTTCtgccacaaatacaaacacacagacaatgACAGCACAACTACATTCTACCATACCCCGCCACCAGAACGACAtcaatttcatcacagcctgacaaCTATAAACAGCCCGCTGATTGGGTTCCAACCATACACCTCAATGATTCTACtttgataggactgctgtttgcATTAGCAGCCACACACTGTTTAAGAAAAGAACAATGTTACTGTAGATCTGACGCACAAATATGTtctgttatgtaaatatcagtgtattgagttaaatacctagagagacaatCGCCTTGTAACTGAGCTAAGTGTAatccagcaccaagagaccacgtctagcaatataatagacgttaaataaggacaacaacaacaacaacaacaacaaatgtattgtttgtatattatatatgtgtacctgaaaatcagtgccaagcctctgttcttctgtttttctCAAGGACTCGATGGATCGTGTGAAAGAGCATCTCTCCAAGAGCAGACAGCTTCAGAATGTGCTGCGTGTTTTTGAATCCAAGGACAGAAGCACACAGGAACATAACTTTGAGAGAGTCAACTTCTGGTCTGTCGTACAACTCATCATCATGGTCATTACCGCTCTTCTACAAGTGTACACAGTTAGGAACTTGTTTGATGACAAGAAAAAAGTCCGGACATAGGTTGTAAATGCTGGTTTTTGTATTCAGATCTGTaaaggatgtaacgttacaggtccATGTTTGTGCacgaaagtacatgtaccatgtacaacttTGTCACTGGAGATAAACCAGCTTGTATGTAAGGGTGCCTTATACATGTCAGGATGTATAACAGTAGCCTCCTGGGGACTTACCTGTCACATGTAGTGTAAGAAATGATTTACTGGGTATTGATGATAAGACAAGAAAGttgcagccagaggctgaattATGCCTGACTGTACAACAAAGAACCACTGCATTAAAACTGTCACTTTAGAATTCTTAATATCACATAGACAATTAAGTGATAATATTTCCCATTATTAGAAGTCTTAAATGTAAAATTAGGAATGTAGTATTGTTGTTACAGAGCAAGTAGTTATTTTTGGCTTTACTTCGATAGAAACATAGGTCTAATCACAGCTTTGCTCGAACCATACCATAGCCTAGAAAATTACACTGTAGTTGTGTGATACAGTTAAGCCctccaattcaatttgttggttctcgaaATTGGTCGCTCCTATTTTTcccaatcccccccccccaagaaaaaGAAACTTCATTTCACATTATTATCCACATGAAGCCACTGAACAATTTTCCAGTCTAGCAAAATGGCTAAACTGCCTTTACAAGCACCTtacaatgtgtacatttgtcATTGCAGTAAAATCTTTCCTTAATCAAAAGATATTGCTCCATAACAATATGTAAAGTTTAGTTCAGGTGCATCTACTGTACAAACCAAATTATGGTAATACCAGGCTGAGTTGGTTGTCTGCCATAGAGTGTTTATATTTGATTATTATTATTCACTGTTATGCAAGCCCCTATCTTTACCCCatattttttgtaaatttcttcattctatttattttttgtttttttgccctGTCGCACCATATTTCTAataaaatccgagaaccaacagtaagattggtgtggccttgatcAAAGAAGAAATATTTTGGGAAAATATATCTATTTAAGAGCATGTATCTTCTGCAGGGACTGACCTTATGCTTCACTTTTTCTACCTACATTTCTAACTGTCCAACATGTGAGCAAATAACTATTTGCAGCTTTAATCCAGATATAGTTACAGGTATATTGCTGGTTTGCTTTCAAGaaaagttgaaaagaaaaaaaaagtggaCATCCGTTCATCTGTACTTAAATGATTGTCAACCAAATCTCAACTCATTGAATGTGATCATTATTTTGCAAGCAACACCCTTTtgaaataataatggtttattggtcagaaattacccatgcaatgacacccagtgctgaattgctgcagggtttacaatcacatgatacacaacagttacatatttgctccacacttgcacgttgtggaactgtcgcaagggtcttgGCGGcagccattcggcgccagcaggtgacctcaattaGACCTTCCCCAATCCGAAACCCATTCACACCtacatgggtggagtgaggaaagtcgtgtaaagtaaaGGGCACAACAACGGGGCAtgtcggggtttcgaacccgcgacctctcggttctgggcgaaacaccctaccgattgcgccacacgatgccacaaatcAGTAACATTATTTGCTAAGAGAGGAAAAACTATGGACAATAGAGCTGCAACCTGATGTGTGCAGGTCAACTTTAGGGCTCTCTTCTCTCTGCTTAAAGTCATGTACCCACTTCTTTCTGGTTAAGATATGAAGGGATTCCTCATTAAACATTTTGACATCTTCATAGATTTTATGGCATGTACTTAGAACACAACAATCGACCAGCATGGTTCTGATCACAGTTCTAGTTCCTCCAAAGtcctcttgtttttcttaatctTGCCTCTTAACTACAAAGACCAacagtacatcatcatcatcatcgttcctccTCTGTTGCAGTCCAACAGtacaaatgttgcaaaaacagcgAATGGGCTGCGCGACATCGGCCTGGGCGACAGTGGGGTGtggaaagtaatgacaacaGTGGTTTGAGTTTTTGTCAATTATATATATAGTTCATAAAGGGCTTCATACTTTATATTCATGCCCTGAAATTTGATATATTGCCCCTTGGTCAGGTCAGGCTGTATTCTTGAAGTTGACATCACCTCGCCACATTATTGTAGTACACTCACAAAGAGCACAGAAgtgagtagcctggaatccctgTGGTGAGAAGCCCTTGCAGCGGGCTGTATACGAGTCTAAAGAATGAGAATCTTTCAGACTACATAAGGAGACATTGCGTTTTCCCAACACAGAACCACAGCATGTATAACTTACTTTTCCATTAGAATGATAGTCACATACATTAATTTCTTTGCACTTCTACCACGGCTCACGTTACATCACGTTGTAACTTCCAGATATCTATTATCTTGATGAATGCGCCCGTTCATACTAGGCAGCGCAAGTTGCCCGAATTGCCGAAATCGCCGAAgccgcattccttcacaccaggggtcgagttgtaaaatcgctacTTCCTCATACACGCTGTTGTTCTGGCGGGATCCCTTATGTTTCGTCTGTATCCCCACATCCCTGAAGATGGCCATGAGCACGCGTGTCTATT
It contains:
- the LOC136423845 gene encoding transmembrane emp24 domain-containing protein 5-like encodes the protein MAEPWYRASRLGRFLLLFFIFLLSGVVSSTDYDYTFTLPPGQRECFYQEVKKETNFEVEYQVIDGGDLDVTFVLRSPKGVPLVTELRKSEGIHSIDAKEDGDYMFCFDNTFSRMSEKMIFFDVLLDADTDNDDDDWMDFVSPEEELDIKLEDMKDSMDRVKEHLSKSRQLQNVLRVFESKDRSTQEHNFERVNFWSVVQLIIMVITALLQVYTVRNLFDDKKKVRT